The Tenebrio molitor chromosome 3, icTenMoli1.1, whole genome shotgun sequence genome contains a region encoding:
- the LOC138125463 gene encoding matrix metalloproteinase-24-like isoform X3, giving the protein MIVGHVIVTIVPILVTGVAGFPVTSLENPKIPSTKVLTFLKNFGYIEEDDSTSGALYTEEGISGIIKTVQKFGALEQTGQLDNDTLALMSSPRCGVPDIIKNKRFKRYALGSKGWNKRTITYYIANWSPKLGKESVSKNIQLALDTWGKYGHLKFRKSNTPDADIIVAFGTGYHGDRFPFDGPGRILAHAFFPLGDQGFDGDIHFDADENWADVRHGGDLEGMDFSSVALHELGHSLGLSHSAVPNSVMFPYYQEFVPNSQLQLGYDDILGMYELYIQRNIEDDTYDPTTIRSDEDGTRRSDEDATRRSDEDGTRHETSTTSTVLPYTTNHPTHVTETTTETFDSTTHSLLMDQTTSQVLYEGDSESVDDHKNHDPKHNIPATNSPSLPNICDGYFDAVASLREEIFIFKEYYVWRLKDMSKIEAGYPISIRHMFPDLPPTVKAIDAAYERPDGMIVLFTGPKFWVYDGTSFVENSPRPLSDYGLPTTLDKIDAVQVWGRNGKTYFYKQDHFWRFNEGNKEMDEGYPRHMERWRGVPHDLDAATTWKGVTHFFKGKLYWKFDNDWVVITEQSPLPTPQLWLGCPEDDTLLLLRDDY; this is encoded by the exons ATGATTGTGGGTCATGTGATTGTTACAATTGTGCCAATTTTGGTAACCGGCGTTGCAGGATTTCCAGTGACTTCATTGGAAAATCCAAAAATACCGTCGACGAAAGTG ttaactttcttgaaaaattttggaTACATCGAAGAGGACGACTCCACCTCTGGAGCTCTCTACACCGAAGAAGGAATTTCAGGCATCATAAAAACCGTTCAGAAATTTGGAGCTTTGGAACAAACCGGACAGTTGGACAATGACACCCTGGCG CTTATGTCTTCACCTCGATGCGGTGTCCCCGATATCATCAAAAACAAACGTTTCAAACGATACGCTCTTGGCTCCAAAGGATGGAACAAAAGAACCATCACATATTA catAGCAAACTGGTCACCAAAACTAGGAAAAGAGTCAGTATCGAAAAACATTCAGTTGGCGCTGGACACTTGGGGCAAATACGGCCACTTGAAATTCCGCAAGAGCAACACTCCAGACGCCGACATAATTGTAGCCTTTGGAACTGGCTACCACGGCGATAGATTTCCTTTTGACGGTCCGGGGAGAATCCTGGCTCACGCGTTTTTCCCTTTAGGTGATCAAGGTTTTGATggtgacattcattttgacgCAGACGAAAACTGGGCCGATGTCAGACATGGAGGAGATCTAGAAGGGATGGACTTCTCCAGTGTAGCTCTCCACGAGTTGGGACACTCGTTGGGGTTGTCTCATTCGGCAGTACCCAACTCTGTAATGTTTCCCTACTATCAAGAATTTGTCCCCAACAGTCAACTCCAACTGGGGTACGACGACATACTGGGAATGTACGAATTATACA TCCAAAGAAATATAGAGGATGATACTTATGACCCCACAACAATCAGAAGCGATGAAGATGGTACCAGAAGAAGCGATGAAGATGCTACCAGAAGAAGCGATGAAGATGGTACCAGACATGAGACATCTACAACTTCTACGGTACTACCTTATACAACAAATCATCCAACTCATGTGACGGAAACCACGACAGAAACGTTTGATTCTACAACACATTCTCTTCTGATGGATCAAACAACTTCCCAGGTGCTCTACGAAGGAGATTCCGAGTCAGTTGATGACCACAAGAACCACGACCCCAAACACAACATTCCGGCAACAAACTCCCCAAGCTTGCCTAACATCTGTGATGGTTATTTTGACGCAGTGGCTTCGCTACgcgaagaaatatttattttcaaagaaTAC TACGTGTGGAGACTCAAAGATATGTCTAAAATAGAAGCAGGGTATCCCATTTCGATACGTCACATGTTTCCCGACTTACCTCCAACTGTCAAGGCAATAGATGCAGCTTACGAGAGACCTGACGGGATGATTGTGCTATTTACAG GGCCAAAATTCTGGGTGTATGATGGAACAAGTTTCGTTGAAAACAGCCCAAGACCGCTTTCTGATTATGGATTACCAACAACACTGGACAAAATCGATGCGGTGCAAGTCTGGGGAAGGAATG GGAAGACTTACTTTTACAAGCAAGATCATTTTTGGAGGTTCAATGAAGGAAACAAGGAGATGGATGAAGGGTATCCTAGACATATGGAGAGGTGGCGAGGTGTGCCTCATGATTTAGATGCTGCCACCACATGGAAGG GAGtaacacattttttcaaaggaaAATTGTACTGGAAATTTGATAATGACTGGGTGGTCATTACTGAACAGTCTCCACTGCCAACTCCACAACTGTGGCTAGGATGTCCTGAAGACGATACTTTGCTATTGTTAAGAGATGATTATTAG
- the LOC138125463 gene encoding uncharacterized protein isoform X1 gives MVKRKRALWKTFKRTGEQTDYVAHRAFSNKLSTIIKEEPIRYELKIANFNNPKSFYKHVRTALGGPVKIPQVRNVDGNIVRDHTDCANIFAESFSKVFTRESVAGTPKLDFPRNTTAFTDIEFSDELVLEKLRGLDKTKSPGPDRITASVLKTCADILCRPLSMLFGQSFDSGVLPSDWRTAIICPIFKKGDKFDPGKSITSNLLCCLSDWTKLLDLGRPLDVVYFDFAKAFDRVPRKLLLFKLQHIGIQGSLFYWLDAFLTDRTFKVKVGGVLSASEKVISGVPQGSVLGPLLFIVYTADVKYSVRSSWVMYANDMKIYNDSLNYQMLSNDISNISKWASDWQLPLNIGKCTVLHIGDKNPCHGYYLGGVELLKSSSCLDLEVLVTSNLSWSEHTSYVVKRANKIVYLLSKTFTKTTLAVTAKLIKSYVRPVMEFGHGVWAPNLKRDIDLLESVQRRATRIPLGRNRPQYSERISLMNLLQLSDRRKRGDVILVHQALTGDKNSSIKHLFPLNDGGRTRGHDLKLAKDNFHTSARQNFITNRLTFLKNFGYIEEDDSTSGALYTEEGISGIIKTVQKFGALEQTGQLDNDTLALMSSPRCGVPDIIKNKRFKRYALGSKGWNKRTITYYIANWSPKLGKESVSKNIQLALDTWGKYGHLKFRKSNTPDADIIVAFGTGYHGDRFPFDGPGRILAHAFFPLGDQGFDGDIHFDADENWADVRHGGDLEGMDFSSVALHELGHSLGLSHSAVPNSVMFPYYQEFVPNSQLQLGYDDILGMYELYIQRNIEDDTYDPTTIRSDEDGTRRSDEDATRRSDEDGTRHETSTTSTVLPYTTNHPTHVTETTTETFDSTTHSLLMDQTTSQVLYEGDSESVDDHKNHDPKHNIPATNSPSLPNICDGYFDAVASLREEIFIFKEYYVWRLKDMSKIEAGYPISIRHMFPDLPPTVKAIDAAYERPDGMIVLFTGPKFWVYDGTSFVENSPRPLSDYGLPTTLDKIDAVQVWGRNGKTYFYKQDHFWRFNEGNKEMDEGYPRHMERWRGVPHDLDAATTWKGVTHFFKGKLYWKFDNDWVVITEQSPLPTPQLWLGCPEDDTLLLLRDDY, from the exons ATGGTTAAGCGTAAGCGAGCGTTGTGGAAGACTTTTAAAAGAACAGGGGAGCAAACAGACTACGTAGCCCACAGAGCTTTTTCGAACAAGCTGTCTACAATTATTAAGGAGGAGCCGATTAGGTACGAACTGAAGATTGCGAATTTTAACAATCCTAAGAGTTTTTATAAGCACGTTCGCACTGCGTTGGGAGGACCGGTCAAGATACCTCAAGTTAGGAATGTAGACGGAAATATCGTAAGGGACCATACTGACTGTGCCAATATTTTTGCTGAGTCTTTTTCCAAGGTCTTTACAAGGGAATCGGTGGCTGGTACGCCGAAACTAGATTTTCCCCGAAATACTACAGCTTTTACTGACATAGAATTTTCTGATGAGCtggttttggaaaaattacgtGGGTTAGACAAAACAAAGTCTCCCGGCCCCGACAGAATCACAGCCAGTGTATTAAAGACTTGTGCTGATATTCTGTGCAGACCTCTTAGCATGCTATTTGGGCAATCGTTTGACTCGGGGGTTTTACCTTCGGATTGGAGGACGGCAATTATCTGTCCCATCTTTAAAAAAGGAGATAAATTTGATCCAG GGAAGTCCATCACCTCCAATCTACTATGTTGTCTTTCTGACTGGACCAAACTGTTAGATTTAGGCAGACCTCTTGATGTTGTATATTTCGATTTTGCCAAGGCTTTCGATCGGGTGCCAAGAAAGcttcttttatttaaattgcaaCATATCGGTATCCAGGGCAGTCTTTTTTATTGGCTTGACGCCTTTCTTACTGATCGTACTTTTAAGGTTAAAGTTGGTGGCGTGCTTAGCGCATCGGAAAAGGTAATAAGTGGGGTTCCACAGGGGTCCGTACTCGGTCCGTTATTGTTTATAGTTTACACGGCCGATGTCAAATACAGTGTAAGATCGTCATGGGTCATGTATGCTAATGATATGAAGATATATAATGATAGTTTAAATTACCAAATGCTTTCCAACGACATCTCTAACATCAGTAAATGGGCAAGCGATTGGCAGCTTCCACTTAACATTGGGAAATGCACGGTTCTTCATATTGGCGACAAAAACCCGTGTCATGGGTATTATTTGGGTGGTGTGGAACTGCTCAAGTCGAGTTCATGTTTGGATTTGGAAGTTCTGGTAACATCAAATTTGTCATGGTCGGAACATACCTCATATGTGGTCAAGAGGGCGAATAAAATTGTCTATCTTTTGAGCAAAACATTTACTAAGACTACCTTGGCTGTAACTGCTAAGCTTATTAAGTCATATGTTAGGCCAGTTATGGAGTTCGGTCATGGAGTATGGGCTCCTAATTTAAAACGTGACATTGACTTGTTGGAATCTGTACAACGACGAGCGACTCGTATCCCTTTGGGTAGAAATCGCCCCCAGTACTCTGAAAGGATTTCCTTAATGAACCTTCTCCAGCTTTCCGACAGACGTAAAAGAGGAGATGTTATATTGGTACATCAAGCGCTGACTGGTGACAAAAATTCCTCCATTAAGCACCTTTTTCCATTAAACGACGGGGGGAGAACTAGAGGGCATGATTTGAAGCTGGCAAAGGACAATTTTCACACAAGTGCTAGGCAAAACTTCATCACGAATCGA ttaactttcttgaaaaattttggaTACATCGAAGAGGACGACTCCACCTCTGGAGCTCTCTACACCGAAGAAGGAATTTCAGGCATCATAAAAACCGTTCAGAAATTTGGAGCTTTGGAACAAACCGGACAGTTGGACAATGACACCCTGGCG CTTATGTCTTCACCTCGATGCGGTGTCCCCGATATCATCAAAAACAAACGTTTCAAACGATACGCTCTTGGCTCCAAAGGATGGAACAAAAGAACCATCACATATTA catAGCAAACTGGTCACCAAAACTAGGAAAAGAGTCAGTATCGAAAAACATTCAGTTGGCGCTGGACACTTGGGGCAAATACGGCCACTTGAAATTCCGCAAGAGCAACACTCCAGACGCCGACATAATTGTAGCCTTTGGAACTGGCTACCACGGCGATAGATTTCCTTTTGACGGTCCGGGGAGAATCCTGGCTCACGCGTTTTTCCCTTTAGGTGATCAAGGTTTTGATggtgacattcattttgacgCAGACGAAAACTGGGCCGATGTCAGACATGGAGGAGATCTAGAAGGGATGGACTTCTCCAGTGTAGCTCTCCACGAGTTGGGACACTCGTTGGGGTTGTCTCATTCGGCAGTACCCAACTCTGTAATGTTTCCCTACTATCAAGAATTTGTCCCCAACAGTCAACTCCAACTGGGGTACGACGACATACTGGGAATGTACGAATTATACA TCCAAAGAAATATAGAGGATGATACTTATGACCCCACAACAATCAGAAGCGATGAAGATGGTACCAGAAGAAGCGATGAAGATGCTACCAGAAGAAGCGATGAAGATGGTACCAGACATGAGACATCTACAACTTCTACGGTACTACCTTATACAACAAATCATCCAACTCATGTGACGGAAACCACGACAGAAACGTTTGATTCTACAACACATTCTCTTCTGATGGATCAAACAACTTCCCAGGTGCTCTACGAAGGAGATTCCGAGTCAGTTGATGACCACAAGAACCACGACCCCAAACACAACATTCCGGCAACAAACTCCCCAAGCTTGCCTAACATCTGTGATGGTTATTTTGACGCAGTGGCTTCGCTACgcgaagaaatatttattttcaaagaaTAC TACGTGTGGAGACTCAAAGATATGTCTAAAATAGAAGCAGGGTATCCCATTTCGATACGTCACATGTTTCCCGACTTACCTCCAACTGTCAAGGCAATAGATGCAGCTTACGAGAGACCTGACGGGATGATTGTGCTATTTACAG GGCCAAAATTCTGGGTGTATGATGGAACAAGTTTCGTTGAAAACAGCCCAAGACCGCTTTCTGATTATGGATTACCAACAACACTGGACAAAATCGATGCGGTGCAAGTCTGGGGAAGGAATG GGAAGACTTACTTTTACAAGCAAGATCATTTTTGGAGGTTCAATGAAGGAAACAAGGAGATGGATGAAGGGTATCCTAGACATATGGAGAGGTGGCGAGGTGTGCCTCATGATTTAGATGCTGCCACCACATGGAAGG GAGtaacacattttttcaaaggaaAATTGTACTGGAAATTTGATAATGACTGGGTGGTCATTACTGAACAGTCTCCACTGCCAACTCCACAACTGTGGCTAGGATGTCCTGAAGACGATACTTTGCTATTGTTAAGAGATGATTATTAG
- the LOC138125463 gene encoding uncharacterized protein isoform X2, with protein sequence MVKRKRALWKTFKRTGEQTDYVAHRAFSNKLSTIIKEEPIRYELKIANFNNPKSFYKHVRTALGGPVKIPQVRNVDGNIVFTRESVAGTPKLDFPRNTTAFTDIEFSDELVLEKLRGLDKTKSPGPDRITASVLKTCADILCRPLSMLFGQSFDSGVLPSDWRTAIICPIFKKGDKFDPGKSITSNLLCCLSDWTKLLDLGRPLDVVYFDFAKAFDRVPRKLLLFKLQHIGIQGSLFYWLDAFLTDRTFKVKVGGVLSASEKVISGVPQGSVLGPLLFIVYTADVKYSVRSSWVMYANDMKIYNDSLNYQMLSNDISNISKWASDWQLPLNIGKCTVLHIGDKNPCHGYYLGGVELLKSSSCLDLEVLVTSNLSWSEHTSYVVKRANKIVYLLSKTFTKTTLAVTAKLIKSYVRPVMEFGHGVWAPNLKRDIDLLESVQRRATRIPLGRNRPQYSERISLMNLLQLSDRRKRGDVILVHQALTGDKNSSIKHLFPLNDGGRTRGHDLKLAKDNFHTSARQNFITNRLTFLKNFGYIEEDDSTSGALYTEEGISGIIKTVQKFGALEQTGQLDNDTLALMSSPRCGVPDIIKNKRFKRYALGSKGWNKRTITYYIANWSPKLGKESVSKNIQLALDTWGKYGHLKFRKSNTPDADIIVAFGTGYHGDRFPFDGPGRILAHAFFPLGDQGFDGDIHFDADENWADVRHGGDLEGMDFSSVALHELGHSLGLSHSAVPNSVMFPYYQEFVPNSQLQLGYDDILGMYELYIQRNIEDDTYDPTTIRSDEDGTRRSDEDATRRSDEDGTRHETSTTSTVLPYTTNHPTHVTETTTETFDSTTHSLLMDQTTSQVLYEGDSESVDDHKNHDPKHNIPATNSPSLPNICDGYFDAVASLREEIFIFKEYYVWRLKDMSKIEAGYPISIRHMFPDLPPTVKAIDAAYERPDGMIVLFTGPKFWVYDGTSFVENSPRPLSDYGLPTTLDKIDAVQVWGRNGKTYFYKQDHFWRFNEGNKEMDEGYPRHMERWRGVPHDLDAATTWKGVTHFFKGKLYWKFDNDWVVITEQSPLPTPQLWLGCPEDDTLLLLRDDY encoded by the exons ATGGTTAAGCGTAAGCGAGCGTTGTGGAAGACTTTTAAAAGAACAGGGGAGCAAACAGACTACGTAGCCCACAGAGCTTTTTCGAACAAGCTGTCTACAATTATTAAGGAGGAGCCGATTAGGTACGAACTGAAGATTGCGAATTTTAACAATCCTAAGAGTTTTTATAAGCACGTTCGCACTGCGTTGGGAGGACCGGTCAAGATACCTCAAGTTAGGAATGTAGACGGAAATATC GTCTTTACAAGGGAATCGGTGGCTGGTACGCCGAAACTAGATTTTCCCCGAAATACTACAGCTTTTACTGACATAGAATTTTCTGATGAGCtggttttggaaaaattacgtGGGTTAGACAAAACAAAGTCTCCCGGCCCCGACAGAATCACAGCCAGTGTATTAAAGACTTGTGCTGATATTCTGTGCAGACCTCTTAGCATGCTATTTGGGCAATCGTTTGACTCGGGGGTTTTACCTTCGGATTGGAGGACGGCAATTATCTGTCCCATCTTTAAAAAAGGAGATAAATTTGATCCAG GGAAGTCCATCACCTCCAATCTACTATGTTGTCTTTCTGACTGGACCAAACTGTTAGATTTAGGCAGACCTCTTGATGTTGTATATTTCGATTTTGCCAAGGCTTTCGATCGGGTGCCAAGAAAGcttcttttatttaaattgcaaCATATCGGTATCCAGGGCAGTCTTTTTTATTGGCTTGACGCCTTTCTTACTGATCGTACTTTTAAGGTTAAAGTTGGTGGCGTGCTTAGCGCATCGGAAAAGGTAATAAGTGGGGTTCCACAGGGGTCCGTACTCGGTCCGTTATTGTTTATAGTTTACACGGCCGATGTCAAATACAGTGTAAGATCGTCATGGGTCATGTATGCTAATGATATGAAGATATATAATGATAGTTTAAATTACCAAATGCTTTCCAACGACATCTCTAACATCAGTAAATGGGCAAGCGATTGGCAGCTTCCACTTAACATTGGGAAATGCACGGTTCTTCATATTGGCGACAAAAACCCGTGTCATGGGTATTATTTGGGTGGTGTGGAACTGCTCAAGTCGAGTTCATGTTTGGATTTGGAAGTTCTGGTAACATCAAATTTGTCATGGTCGGAACATACCTCATATGTGGTCAAGAGGGCGAATAAAATTGTCTATCTTTTGAGCAAAACATTTACTAAGACTACCTTGGCTGTAACTGCTAAGCTTATTAAGTCATATGTTAGGCCAGTTATGGAGTTCGGTCATGGAGTATGGGCTCCTAATTTAAAACGTGACATTGACTTGTTGGAATCTGTACAACGACGAGCGACTCGTATCCCTTTGGGTAGAAATCGCCCCCAGTACTCTGAAAGGATTTCCTTAATGAACCTTCTCCAGCTTTCCGACAGACGTAAAAGAGGAGATGTTATATTGGTACATCAAGCGCTGACTGGTGACAAAAATTCCTCCATTAAGCACCTTTTTCCATTAAACGACGGGGGGAGAACTAGAGGGCATGATTTGAAGCTGGCAAAGGACAATTTTCACACAAGTGCTAGGCAAAACTTCATCACGAATCGA ttaactttcttgaaaaattttggaTACATCGAAGAGGACGACTCCACCTCTGGAGCTCTCTACACCGAAGAAGGAATTTCAGGCATCATAAAAACCGTTCAGAAATTTGGAGCTTTGGAACAAACCGGACAGTTGGACAATGACACCCTGGCG CTTATGTCTTCACCTCGATGCGGTGTCCCCGATATCATCAAAAACAAACGTTTCAAACGATACGCTCTTGGCTCCAAAGGATGGAACAAAAGAACCATCACATATTA catAGCAAACTGGTCACCAAAACTAGGAAAAGAGTCAGTATCGAAAAACATTCAGTTGGCGCTGGACACTTGGGGCAAATACGGCCACTTGAAATTCCGCAAGAGCAACACTCCAGACGCCGACATAATTGTAGCCTTTGGAACTGGCTACCACGGCGATAGATTTCCTTTTGACGGTCCGGGGAGAATCCTGGCTCACGCGTTTTTCCCTTTAGGTGATCAAGGTTTTGATggtgacattcattttgacgCAGACGAAAACTGGGCCGATGTCAGACATGGAGGAGATCTAGAAGGGATGGACTTCTCCAGTGTAGCTCTCCACGAGTTGGGACACTCGTTGGGGTTGTCTCATTCGGCAGTACCCAACTCTGTAATGTTTCCCTACTATCAAGAATTTGTCCCCAACAGTCAACTCCAACTGGGGTACGACGACATACTGGGAATGTACGAATTATACA TCCAAAGAAATATAGAGGATGATACTTATGACCCCACAACAATCAGAAGCGATGAAGATGGTACCAGAAGAAGCGATGAAGATGCTACCAGAAGAAGCGATGAAGATGGTACCAGACATGAGACATCTACAACTTCTACGGTACTACCTTATACAACAAATCATCCAACTCATGTGACGGAAACCACGACAGAAACGTTTGATTCTACAACACATTCTCTTCTGATGGATCAAACAACTTCCCAGGTGCTCTACGAAGGAGATTCCGAGTCAGTTGATGACCACAAGAACCACGACCCCAAACACAACATTCCGGCAACAAACTCCCCAAGCTTGCCTAACATCTGTGATGGTTATTTTGACGCAGTGGCTTCGCTACgcgaagaaatatttattttcaaagaaTAC TACGTGTGGAGACTCAAAGATATGTCTAAAATAGAAGCAGGGTATCCCATTTCGATACGTCACATGTTTCCCGACTTACCTCCAACTGTCAAGGCAATAGATGCAGCTTACGAGAGACCTGACGGGATGATTGTGCTATTTACAG GGCCAAAATTCTGGGTGTATGATGGAACAAGTTTCGTTGAAAACAGCCCAAGACCGCTTTCTGATTATGGATTACCAACAACACTGGACAAAATCGATGCGGTGCAAGTCTGGGGAAGGAATG GGAAGACTTACTTTTACAAGCAAGATCATTTTTGGAGGTTCAATGAAGGAAACAAGGAGATGGATGAAGGGTATCCTAGACATATGGAGAGGTGGCGAGGTGTGCCTCATGATTTAGATGCTGCCACCACATGGAAGG GAGtaacacattttttcaaaggaaAATTGTACTGGAAATTTGATAATGACTGGGTGGTCATTACTGAACAGTCTCCACTGCCAACTCCACAACTGTGGCTAGGATGTCCTGAAGACGATACTTTGCTATTGTTAAGAGATGATTATTAG
- the LOC138125472 gene encoding solute carrier family 25 member 35-like isoform X1, which produces MDFAIAGAAAVGACFFTNPLEVLKTRMQLQGELRSKGEHAVHYKNVVHAAYVVAKNDGALALQKGLVPALWVQLIMNGMRLGTFQFGENRGYVTDKSGNLVFYKSVLVGGTGGVIGQFFASPFFLVKTHLQAQAAQAIAVGYQHNHEGTWNAFRKIFVKNGFKGLFRGAGASVPRAFVGSTSQLTSFKYSKEFLNKYEYFQGRPLLTSFCGSMVGGIAISVMMTPFDLIMTRLYNQPVDANGKGLLYSNYVDCVIKIFKTEGFSAFYKGVGPMYLRLGPHTVLCLVFWDELKMLYDKFWPQ; this is translated from the exons ATGGACTTCGCAATAGCCGGTGCAGCTGCAGTTGGTGCCTGCTTCTTCACAAACCCTTTGGAAGTCCTCAAAACTCGGATGCAACTCCAAGGTGAACTCCGCTCGAAGGGCGAACACGCAGTCCACTACAAAAACGTTGTCCATGCCGCCTACGTCGTCGCCAAAAACGACGGAGCTTTGGCCCTTCAAAAGGGCCTAGTTCCCGCCTTGTGGGTCCAACTTATCATGAACGGAATGAGATTAG GAACGTTTCAGTTCGGGGAAAACCGTGGCTACGTTACGGATAAAAGCGGCAATTTAGTTTTTTACAAAAGCGTGCTTGTGGGAGGAACGGGGGGAGTTATTGGGCAGTTTTTCGCTAGTCCTTTCTTCTTGGTAAAGACGCACTTGCAAGCCCAAGCCGCTCAGGCTATTGCTGTTGGATATCAACACAACCACGAAGGGACCTGGAACGCCTTCAGgaaaatttttgtcaaaaatgga TTCAAAGGTCTCTTCCGCGGTGCTGGAGCTTCGGTACCAAGAGCTTTCGTAGGTTCAACCTCTCAACTCACATCTTTCAAGTACAGCAAAGAGTTTCTAAATAAATATGAGTACTTCCAAGGAAGACCTCTCCTCACGTCATTCTGTGGTAGTATGGTAGGAGGGATAGCAATTAGTGTGATGATGACACCATTTGACTTGATTATGACGCGACTGTACAACCAAC CTGTTGATGCAAACGGCAAGGGACTTCTCTACAGCAACTATGTAGACTGtgtgattaaaatatttaaaactgaAGGGTTTTCAGCGTTTTACAAAGGCGTTGGACCCATGTATTTGAGATTAGGGCCCCACACCGTTCTTTGTCTCGTCTTTTGGGATGAGCTGAAGATGTTATACGACAAAttttggccgcaatag
- the LOC138125472 gene encoding solute carrier family 25 member 35-like isoform X2: protein MDFVIAGAAAVGAGFFTNPLEVLKTRMQLQGELHAKGEYTVHYKNTIHATYMIAKHDGILSLQKGLSPALWVQFILNGVRLGIYQTLENQGYVLGKDGNTVFYKSVLAGGIGGVAGQIACSPVFLVKTHLQTQSSESIAVGYQHKHQGMWQALKVISKEQGFKGLFRGAGASVPRAFVGSTSQLTSFKYSKEFLNKYEYFQGRPLLTSFCGSMVGGIAISVMMTPFDLIMTRLYNQPVDANGKGLLYSNYVDCVIKIFKTEGFSAFYKGVGPMYLRLGPHTVLCLVFWDELKMLYDKFWPQ from the exons ATGGATTTCGTGATCGCTGGTGCCGCTGCCGTCGGGGCAGGCTTCTTCACCAACCCCTTAGAAGTGCTAAAAACACGGATGCAACTCCAGGGTGAACTCCACGCAAAAGGCGAATACACAGTCCATTACAAAAACACGATTCACGCCACTTACATGATTGCAAAACACGACGGAATTTTGTCACTGCAGAAAGGACTCTCTCCAGCTTTGTGGGTCCAGTTTATTCTCAACGGAGTGAGGCTAG GGATTTATCAAACACTGGAGAATCAAGGTTATGTCTTGGGCAAAGATGGGAACACAGTCTTTTACAAGAGTGTTCTCGCAGGGGGGATTGGAGGAGTCGCGGGACAAATCGCTTGCAGTCCTGTTTTTCTAGTGAAAACGCATTTACAAACACAATCGTCCGAAAGTATAGCTGTGGGGTATCAACACAAGCACCAGGGGATGTGGCAAGCGTTGAAAGTTATTTCCAAAGAACAAGGG TTCAAAGGTCTCTTCCGCGGTGCTGGAGCTTCGGTACCAAGAGCTTTCGTAGGTTCAACCTCTCAACTCACATCTTTCAAGTACAGCAAAGAGTTTCTAAATAAATATGAGTACTTCCAAGGAAGACCTCTCCTCACGTCATTCTGTGGTAGTATGGTAGGAGGGATAGCAATTAGTGTGATGATGACACCATTTGACTTGATTATGACGCGACTGTACAACCAAC CTGTTGATGCAAACGGCAAGGGACTTCTCTACAGCAACTATGTAGACTGtgtgattaaaatatttaaaactgaAGGGTTTTCAGCGTTTTACAAAGGCGTTGGACCCATGTATTTGAGATTAGGGCCCCACACCGTTCTTTGTCTCGTCTTTTGGGATGAGCTGAAGATGTTATACGACAAAttttggccgcaatag